A portion of the Streptomyces platensis genome contains these proteins:
- a CDS encoding universal stress protein, with the protein MEHPLVVGTDGSDSAFRALDWAADEAARHGLPLRVVYASRWERFEGEVPPDGGARPSEQVLAESVVASAVDVARRRQPDVQVSGEVLATDAVTALLNEGLHATALILGSRGRGEIAGLLMGSVSLAVSARARCPVIVVRGDVAGLAGTHGRILLGVADPAGETAAVRFAFHEAAARQCTLEAVCAWPLPVRDATEAPLLAADARRYHEKQASALLDEALDEVARANPAVRVRRVTVEGPAHKVLVHRTAAADLLVTGAQHRQGHFGLQLGRVAHTALCHATCPVAVVPQQV; encoded by the coding sequence ATGGAGCATCCGCTGGTCGTGGGGACCGATGGATCGGATTCCGCCTTCCGGGCGCTCGACTGGGCGGCGGACGAAGCGGCGCGCCACGGCCTTCCGCTGCGGGTCGTCTACGCCTCCCGATGGGAGCGCTTCGAGGGCGAGGTACCGCCGGACGGCGGGGCACGGCCCAGCGAGCAGGTCCTCGCCGAGTCCGTCGTCGCCTCCGCCGTGGACGTCGCCCGCCGCCGGCAGCCGGACGTCCAGGTCTCGGGCGAGGTGCTCGCCACCGACGCGGTCACCGCCCTGCTGAACGAGGGGCTCCATGCCACGGCGCTGATCCTGGGGTCCCGGGGGCGCGGCGAGATCGCCGGGCTGCTGATGGGCTCGGTCAGCCTGGCGGTGTCGGCCCGCGCCCGGTGCCCGGTCATCGTGGTGCGCGGTGACGTGGCCGGACTGGCGGGCACCCACGGCCGCATCCTCCTCGGCGTCGCCGACCCGGCCGGGGAGACGGCGGCCGTCCGCTTCGCCTTCCACGAGGCAGCGGCCCGCCAGTGCACGCTGGAGGCGGTATGCGCCTGGCCCCTCCCGGTACGCGACGCCACCGAGGCCCCGCTGCTCGCCGCGGACGCCCGGCGCTACCACGAGAAGCAGGCCTCCGCGCTGCTGGACGAGGCGCTGGACGAGGTGGCCAGGGCGAATCCGGCGGTGCGGGTGCGGCGGGTCACGGTCGAGGGGCCGGCCCACAAGGTCCTGGTGCACCGCACGGCCGCCGCGGATCTGCTGGTGACCGGCGCACAGCACCGCCAGGGCCACTTCGGCCTCCAGCTCGGGCGGGTGGCGCACACCGCGCTGTGCCACGCCACCTGCCCCGTGGCCGTGGTGCCGCAGCAGGTCTGA
- the ppk2 gene encoding polyphosphate kinase 2, producing MAQKQGGNGTGKLPRSLYEPELYRLQTELVKLQEWVRAEGARLVVVFEGRDAAGKGSTIKRVTEYLNPRVARIVALPRPTERERTQWYFQRYTEHLPAAGEMVLFDRSWYNRAGVERVMGFCTPAEHQRFLRQCPVFERMLVEDGILLRKYWFSVSDEVQEQRFRRRMKDPTRRWKLSPMDLESLTRWEEYSRAKDDMFVHTDIAESPWFVVESDDKRRARLNMIAHLLSTVPYRDIAPPSLELPPRPSATGYQRPPRDLQTYVPDHAAGLEQ from the coding sequence ATGGCGCAGAAACAGGGCGGCAACGGCACCGGGAAGCTGCCGCGGTCGCTGTACGAGCCGGAGCTGTACCGGCTCCAGACGGAGCTGGTCAAGCTCCAGGAGTGGGTACGCGCCGAGGGCGCCCGGCTGGTGGTGGTCTTCGAGGGGCGCGACGCGGCCGGCAAGGGAAGCACGATCAAACGCGTCACCGAGTACCTCAACCCCCGGGTGGCGCGGATCGTGGCACTGCCCCGGCCCACCGAGCGCGAGCGCACCCAGTGGTACTTCCAGCGCTATACGGAGCACCTTCCCGCGGCGGGCGAGATGGTGCTGTTCGACCGCAGTTGGTACAACCGGGCCGGGGTCGAGCGGGTCATGGGCTTCTGCACGCCGGCCGAGCACCAGCGGTTTCTGCGGCAGTGCCCGGTCTTCGAGCGGATGCTGGTGGAGGACGGGATCCTGCTGCGCAAATACTGGTTCTCGGTGAGTGACGAGGTGCAGGAGCAGCGGTTCCGGCGCCGGATGAAGGACCCGACGCGGCGCTGGAAGCTCTCCCCCATGGACCTTGAGTCGCTGACCCGCTGGGAGGAGTACTCGCGGGCGAAGGACGACATGTTCGTCCACACGGATATCGCGGAGTCACCGTGGTTCGTCGTCGAGAGCGATGACAAACGCCGGGCCCGGCTGAACATGATCGCCCATCTGCTGTCGACGGTCCCCTATCGCGACATCGCCCCGCCCTCGCTGGAACTCCCGCCGCGGCCGTCCGCCACCGGCTATCAGCGCCCGCCCCGGGACCTTCAGACCTACGTTCCCGATCACGCGGCCGGGCTGGAGCAGTGA
- a CDS encoding nicotinate phosphoribosyltransferase, whose protein sequence is MSDATTTDLYEVTMALSYLHEGMTQPATFSCFVRELPPQRGFLIAAGAETVLDFLSGFTVGHDDVEVFAEALQRPARDLAPLLGMRFTGEVRAVPEGRVVLAGEPLLEITAPLPQAQLVESFVLNHLTHQTAIASKCIRCVLAARGRSVVDFSLRRTHGTAAALQVARLGAMTGFAGTSNVAAAHAEDLPAVGTMAHSYIEAFEDEEAAFTAFALCHPGPVTLLVDTYDTESGVAAAARVLNGLGRGDGSAIRLDSGDLAELAVRARAILDNAGLPQVRIVASGGLDECAVHDLARAGAPIDVYAVGTRVGVSADAPSLDSAYKLVAYDGRPVMKLSSAKMTAPGRKQVFRRPGCHDVIGLADEPLPAGSTPLLETLMSGGVRSTPRGRLADARRRVVADVAELPATARYIRSPHAVRPRVSKRLSALTDRVRRRIEREVLAPFGSHS, encoded by the coding sequence ATGTCGGATGCGACGACCACCGATCTGTACGAAGTCACCATGGCCCTCTCGTATCTCCACGAGGGCATGACGCAACCGGCGACCTTCAGCTGCTTTGTGCGGGAGCTGCCGCCGCAACGGGGCTTCCTGATCGCCGCCGGAGCCGAAACCGTCCTCGATTTCCTGTCCGGTTTCACGGTCGGACACGACGATGTCGAGGTGTTCGCCGAGGCGTTGCAGCGGCCCGCGCGCGACCTGGCCCCGCTCCTGGGCATGCGGTTCACCGGCGAGGTCCGGGCGGTGCCGGAGGGGCGGGTGGTGCTGGCGGGTGAGCCACTGCTGGAGATCACCGCGCCGCTGCCGCAGGCGCAGCTGGTGGAGTCCTTCGTGCTCAACCACCTCACCCATCAGACGGCCATCGCCTCCAAGTGCATCCGCTGTGTGCTCGCCGCGCGGGGCCGCTCCGTCGTGGACTTCTCGCTGCGGCGCACCCACGGCACCGCGGCCGCCCTCCAGGTGGCCCGGCTCGGCGCCATGACCGGTTTCGCGGGCACCAGCAATGTGGCGGCCGCGCATGCCGAGGATCTGCCGGCCGTCGGCACGATGGCGCACTCGTACATCGAGGCGTTCGAGGACGAGGAGGCGGCGTTCACCGCGTTCGCGCTCTGCCACCCCGGGCCGGTGACCTTGCTGGTGGACACCTACGACACCGAGTCGGGTGTCGCGGCCGCGGCCCGGGTGCTCAACGGGCTGGGCCGCGGGGACGGTTCGGCCATCCGGCTGGACAGCGGTGACCTGGCGGAACTGGCCGTACGGGCCCGCGCGATCCTGGACAACGCGGGGCTGCCGCAGGTGCGGATCGTCGCCAGCGGCGGACTGGACGAGTGCGCCGTGCACGACCTGGCGCGGGCGGGCGCGCCGATCGACGTCTACGCCGTGGGTACCCGCGTCGGGGTGAGCGCCGACGCGCCCTCCCTGGACTCGGCGTACAAGCTCGTCGCCTACGACGGCCGGCCCGTGATGAAGCTGTCGTCGGCGAAGATGACCGCCCCGGGGCGTAAGCAGGTCTTCCGCCGGCCCGGGTGCCACGATGTGATCGGCCTGGCCGACGAGCCGCTCCCGGCGGGCAGTACGCCGCTGCTGGAGACGCTGATGAGCGGGGGCGTGCGCAGCACCCCGCGCGGCCGGCTCGCCGATGCCCGGCGGCGGGTCGTGGCGGATGTCGCGGAGCTGCCCGCGACGGCCCGGTACATCCGGTCGCCGCACGCGGTGCGGCCGCGGGTGTCGAAGCGGCTTTCCGCCCTGACCGACCGGGTCCGGCGGCGGATCGAGCGCGAGGTCCTGGCCCCGTTCGGCTCGCACTCCTGA
- a CDS encoding HAD family hydrolase → MTGAPSLAACLHSLRAVIFDTDGVITDSAAVHAAAWKDAFDACLAAVGGQRPFDPVDDYLRHVDGRSRQDGAAAFLRSRGLDLPPGAPDDAPGTDTVGAVAARKEELFSARLRNDPVAPFPGTVRLLEELRRQGVPCAAVSASRHATELLSAAGVRPLFEAVVDGNEANRLHLPGKPDPALFVEAARRLGIPPADTAVVEDALAGVEAGRRGGFGLVVGVDRTAGPYSATALRRRGADVVVADPGELLTAGAGG, encoded by the coding sequence ATGACCGGCGCGCCGTCCCTGGCAGCGTGCCTGCACTCCCTGCGGGCCGTCATCTTCGACACCGACGGGGTCATCACCGACTCCGCCGCGGTACACGCCGCGGCCTGGAAAGACGCCTTCGACGCCTGCCTCGCGGCCGTGGGCGGGCAGCGCCCCTTCGACCCGGTGGACGACTATCTGCGCCATGTCGACGGCCGGTCCCGGCAGGACGGCGCGGCCGCCTTCCTGCGCTCCCGGGGCCTTGACCTGCCGCCCGGCGCCCCGGACGACGCACCGGGCACGGACACCGTCGGCGCCGTCGCGGCCCGCAAGGAAGAGCTCTTCAGCGCACGTCTGCGGAACGACCCCGTCGCCCCCTTCCCCGGCACCGTGCGCCTGCTGGAGGAGCTGCGGCGCCAGGGCGTGCCGTGTGCCGCCGTCTCGGCCTCACGCCATGCGACCGAGCTGCTGTCCGCGGCCGGGGTACGCCCGCTCTTCGAGGCAGTGGTGGACGGCAACGAGGCGAACCGGCTGCACCTGCCGGGGAAACCGGACCCGGCGCTCTTCGTGGAAGCGGCCCGGCGGCTCGGGATCCCGCCCGCGGACACCGCCGTCGTGGAGGACGCGCTGGCCGGGGTCGAGGCCGGCCGCCGCGGCGGATTCGGCCTGGTGGTGGGCGTGGACCGGACGGCCGGCCCGTACAGCGCCACCGCCCTGCGCCGCCGCGGCGCCGATGTCGTCGTGGCCGACCCCGGCGAGCTGCTGACGGCAGGAGCGGGCGGATGA
- a CDS encoding Rv1733c family protein, with product MARSEFLRPWRDSPLRRRSDVAEAWLVLVTAVLIALGAPAAGLAAAHAVDDGTGQERQGRQSVSAVLTENPPARIGVDVSGGVGARVHATVRWTAADGAARTGVTTVSPDLRAGDRTTAWLDRHGALVRDPVTPRQATGESIAVGTVAGTSAGLLLLGAQRTGRALLNRHRYAQWEREWAAEDPRWGQRAT from the coding sequence ATGGCTCGCAGCGAGTTCCTCCGGCCGTGGCGGGACAGCCCGCTCCGGCGGCGTTCGGATGTCGCGGAAGCCTGGCTGGTGCTGGTGACCGCCGTGCTGATCGCCCTGGGCGCACCGGCCGCCGGGCTGGCCGCCGCGCATGCGGTGGACGACGGTACCGGCCAGGAACGGCAGGGCCGGCAGAGCGTATCGGCCGTACTGACCGAGAACCCGCCGGCCCGGATCGGGGTGGATGTCTCCGGTGGCGTCGGCGCGCGGGTGCACGCGACGGTGCGCTGGACGGCCGCCGACGGCGCCGCCCGGACGGGCGTCACGACGGTGTCGCCGGACCTGCGGGCCGGTGACCGCACCACCGCCTGGCTCGACCGCCACGGGGCGCTGGTGCGCGACCCGGTCACCCCCAGGCAGGCGACCGGCGAGAGCATCGCCGTCGGCACCGTGGCCGGCACCTCGGCCGGCCTGCTGCTCCTCGGCGCCCAGCGCACCGGCCGCGCCCTGCTGAACCGCCACCGCTACGCCCAGTGGGAGCGGGAGTGGGCGGCGGAGGATCCCCGCTGGGGGCAGCGGGCGACGTGA
- a CDS encoding GAF domain-containing sensor histidine kinase gives MVGDHGSGRRDTARRRLDALPDELQQRLDALRQGPGDPANLLLEAVLSVGRGLELPQVLRRIVEAAVVVVDAEYGALGVVSEGTRLTQFLPVGVTDAEQQAIGRLPAGHGILGELIRHPRPLRLPELSEHPSSYGFPPHHPPMHSFLGVPIRVGDEVFGNLYLTEKRGGGGFDAEDETVLSTLAVAAGVAIENARLYEEARYRQRWQQANGEIVARLLLPGTDEMAALGLIVDKAREILTADLGVIAFPEQDGRALHVALASGVDAEAHRGLVLPRQGSFMGAALDLREPMISTHVEQDPRITAGPPRWMGLGPAVAVPMITGGRPRGVLLVSRVLERPPFTELETGPLLTFAGQAALAMELADQRRSAEQLTLLQDRDRIARDLHDLAIQRLFATGMTLQSAVRFVDHPEASERLLRAVDDLDETIKIIRSTIFGLRAHTPGRAGHGLRARTVTVVEQAARALGFTPSLRMQGLIDTDVPAELAEHVVAVLGEALSNAARHAHATTVEVSLAVGGGALSLSVTDNGVGLPRDGRRSGLSNLAKRAESVGGELTLAAPSQGGTLLLWQAPLPSA, from the coding sequence ATGGTGGGCGACCACGGAAGCGGCCGGCGCGACACCGCCCGGCGCCGGCTCGATGCGCTGCCGGACGAGCTGCAACAGCGCCTCGACGCCCTGCGGCAGGGTCCCGGTGACCCGGCGAATCTGCTGCTGGAAGCCGTGCTGTCGGTGGGCCGGGGGCTGGAGCTGCCGCAGGTGCTGCGCCGCATCGTGGAAGCGGCGGTGGTGGTCGTGGACGCCGAGTACGGGGCGCTGGGCGTGGTGTCGGAGGGCACCCGGCTCACCCAGTTCCTGCCGGTCGGGGTCACCGACGCCGAGCAGCAGGCGATCGGCCGGCTGCCCGCGGGACACGGCATCCTGGGTGAGCTGATCCGTCATCCCCGCCCGCTGCGGCTCCCGGAGCTGTCCGAGCACCCGTCGTCGTACGGCTTTCCGCCGCACCACCCGCCCATGCACTCCTTCCTCGGGGTGCCCATCCGGGTCGGCGACGAGGTGTTCGGGAATCTCTATCTGACCGAGAAGCGGGGCGGCGGCGGGTTCGACGCCGAGGACGAGACGGTGCTCTCGACGCTGGCGGTGGCGGCGGGGGTCGCCATCGAGAACGCGCGGCTGTACGAGGAGGCCCGCTACCGGCAGCGGTGGCAGCAGGCCAACGGTGAGATCGTCGCCAGGCTGCTGCTGCCGGGGACGGACGAGATGGCGGCCCTGGGGCTGATCGTGGACAAGGCCCGGGAGATTCTCACCGCGGATCTCGGTGTGATCGCGTTCCCCGAACAGGACGGCAGGGCGCTGCATGTCGCCCTGGCCTCCGGGGTCGACGCCGAGGCGCACCGCGGACTGGTCCTCCCCCGGCAGGGGTCGTTCATGGGAGCGGCACTCGACCTTCGGGAGCCGATGATCAGCACCCATGTCGAGCAGGATCCGCGGATCACCGCGGGGCCGCCGCGCTGGATGGGGCTGGGCCCCGCGGTCGCCGTGCCGATGATCACCGGTGGCCGGCCGCGTGGCGTGCTGCTGGTATCGCGAGTGCTGGAGCGGCCCCCGTTCACCGAGCTGGAGACCGGCCCGCTGCTGACCTTCGCGGGGCAGGCGGCCCTCGCCATGGAACTGGCCGACCAGCGCCGGTCCGCCGAGCAGCTCACCCTCCTTCAGGACCGCGACCGGATCGCCCGTGATCTGCACGATCTGGCGATCCAGCGGCTGTTCGCGACGGGCATGACGCTCCAGAGCGCGGTCCGTTTCGTGGACCATCCGGAGGCGAGCGAGCGGCTGCTGCGCGCGGTGGACGATCTGGACGAGACGATCAAAATCATCAGGTCCACCATCTTCGGGCTGCGCGCCCATACGCCGGGCCGGGCCGGCCACGGGCTGCGGGCCCGCACCGTCACGGTGGTCGAACAGGCTGCCCGCGCCCTGGGGTTCACCCCGTCGCTCCGGATGCAGGGCCTCATCGACACCGATGTGCCGGCCGAGCTCGCGGAGCATGTGGTGGCGGTGCTGGGCGAGGCGCTGAGCAATGCCGCGCGGCATGCGCACGCCACCACGGTCGAGGTCTCGCTGGCCGTCGGCGGCGGTGCGCTGAGCCTGAGCGTCACGGACAACGGGGTGGGCCTGCCGCGTGACGGCCGGCGCAGCGGGCTGAGCAACCTCGCCAAGCGGGCGGAGAGCGTGGGCGGCGAGCTGACGCTGGCGGCACCGTCGCAGGGTGGCACCCTCCTGCTGTGGCAGGCGCCGCTCCCGTCGGCCTGA
- a CDS encoding dsRBD fold-containing protein, whose protein sequence is MAKTVEWPVRLYLVEEDGTTKARVELRTGTTTLTGHGTARCSPEDRDVPEIGDEIAAGRAVRDLAGQLLRVADSDLEGVGAAPPRREHRVAYGWTDAMA, encoded by the coding sequence ATGGCAAAGACAGTCGAGTGGCCCGTCCGTCTGTACCTCGTCGAGGAGGACGGGACGACCAAGGCACGCGTGGAGCTGCGTACCGGAACCACCACCCTCACCGGGCACGGCACGGCACGGTGCAGCCCCGAGGACCGGGATGTACCGGAGATCGGCGACGAGATCGCGGCCGGGCGTGCGGTGCGGGATCTGGCCGGGCAGCTGCTGCGGGTGGCCGACAGCGACCTCGAAGGTGTCGGTGCCGCACCGCCCCGGCGGGAGCATCGGGTCGCCTACGGCTGGACGGACGCCATGGCGTGA
- a CDS encoding universal stress protein — protein MKDVITAGVDGTPESLSAIRWAAEEAQLRHARLRLLHAWVLLAPEPASHPEAGQDQNYWTHRVMDEAATTARARFPDLPVDEVLVAKDPLDALHEAAEQSDLLVLGSRDLGPVSRYVLGELGLQLVAHAVSPTVLVRARQDSTANEGAGEVMVALSLHEPCEALLAFAFASAARRGVTLRAIHGRHLPSYAYNRGGGVEPIAAEQAEQDAREDLAEALETWREKFPDVRVDDRVVLESPAPALLHSAADAGLLVVGRRHRDRHRLPGPKIGHVVQAVVHHAPCPVAVVPHE, from the coding sequence ATGAAGGATGTCATCACCGCCGGTGTGGACGGTACGCCCGAGTCCTTGTCCGCGATCCGGTGGGCGGCCGAGGAAGCGCAGCTGCGTCACGCGCGGCTGCGGCTGCTGCACGCCTGGGTGCTGCTCGCGCCGGAGCCCGCGTCCCACCCCGAGGCCGGACAGGACCAGAACTACTGGACCCACCGGGTGATGGACGAGGCCGCCACGACGGCCCGCGCGCGCTTCCCTGACCTGCCGGTGGACGAGGTGCTGGTGGCCAAGGACCCGCTGGACGCCCTGCACGAAGCCGCGGAACAGTCGGATCTGCTGGTCCTCGGCTCACGGGATCTGGGCCCGGTGTCCCGCTATGTGCTCGGTGAGCTCGGTCTGCAACTGGTGGCGCACGCCGTCTCCCCCACCGTCCTGGTACGCGCCCGGCAGGACTCCACGGCGAACGAGGGCGCCGGCGAGGTGATGGTGGCGCTGAGCCTCCACGAGCCGTGTGAGGCGCTGCTCGCCTTCGCCTTCGCCAGCGCGGCCCGGCGGGGCGTCACCCTGCGTGCCATCCATGGCAGGCACCTTCCCTCGTACGCCTACAACCGCGGGGGCGGTGTGGAGCCGATCGCCGCCGAGCAGGCGGAGCAGGACGCCCGGGAGGATCTGGCCGAAGCCCTGGAGACCTGGCGCGAGAAGTTCCCGGACGTGCGGGTGGACGACCGGGTGGTGCTGGAGAGTCCGGCGCCGGCGCTGCTGCACAGTGCCGCGGACGCGGGGCTGCTCGTCGTCGGCCGCCGCCACCGGGACCGGCACCGGTTGCCGGGGCCCAAGATCGGCCATGTCGTGCAGGCGGTCGTCCACCACGCTCCGTGTCCGGTGGCCGTGGTGCCCCATGAATGA
- a CDS encoding response regulator, protein MGDVREFSPQRPIRVFLLDDHEVVRRGVRDLLDAEPDIEVVGDAGTAERALARGPALGPDVAVLDVRLPDGDGISVCRELRSRLPGLGCLMLTSFDDDEALLDAIMAGAAGYVLKEIKGSDLVAAVRTVAAGRSMLDPATTARLMHSLRGVDTGEAPAADALSGLSPREREILGLIGAGLTNRQIGQRLYLSEKTVKNHISRLLAKLGVERRIQAAVLAAQGPPPAAGDSGPYRL, encoded by the coding sequence ATGGGCGACGTACGCGAGTTCTCACCGCAGCGGCCGATCCGGGTCTTCCTGCTCGACGACCATGAAGTGGTGCGCCGTGGTGTGCGGGACCTGCTCGACGCGGAACCCGATATCGAGGTGGTCGGCGACGCCGGCACCGCCGAGCGGGCGCTGGCCCGCGGTCCGGCGCTCGGCCCGGATGTCGCCGTGCTCGATGTGCGGCTGCCGGACGGTGACGGGATCAGCGTCTGCCGGGAGTTGCGGTCGCGGCTGCCCGGACTCGGGTGTCTGATGCTGACTTCGTTCGACGACGACGAGGCGCTGCTGGACGCGATCATGGCGGGCGCGGCGGGCTACGTCCTCAAGGAGATCAAGGGTTCGGATCTGGTCGCCGCTGTCCGGACGGTCGCCGCCGGACGCTCGATGCTGGACCCGGCGACCACCGCGCGGCTGATGCACAGCCTGCGCGGCGTGGACACCGGCGAGGCGCCCGCGGCGGACGCGCTGTCCGGGCTGTCGCCGCGGGAGCGGGAGATCCTCGGGCTGATCGGAGCAGGGCTGACGAACCGTCAGATCGGGCAGCGGCTCTACCTCTCCGAGAAGACGGTCAAGAACCACATCTCGCGGCTGCTGGCCAAGCTCGGTGTGGAACGCCGTATCCAGGCGGCCGTCCTCGCCGCCCAGGGACCGCCGCCGGCCGCCGGGGACTCGGGACCGTACCGGCTCTGA